The proteins below are encoded in one region of Methanosarcina barkeri 3:
- a CDS encoding YigZ family protein codes for MFIGYARPVESEADAKAFIKSIKELHHDANHNVSAYFIKEKSSFALKYDDDGEPAGSSGKPVFKILESKEILNAAVAVTRYFGGIKLGFGGLSRAYRDTALLAIEEAEVVEVFEQVRLKISLGYAESQKVRNLIEKYAVIQEETYLDNVEFVLLVIEELEDEFIKKIIDQTKNKVAFEKL; via the coding sequence CTGTTCATAGGCTATGCCAGACCTGTGGAAAGTGAAGCTGATGCAAAAGCTTTCATAAAAAGTATAAAGGAATTACACCATGATGCAAACCACAACGTTTCGGCTTATTTTATAAAAGAAAAAAGCTCTTTTGCTCTCAAATATGATGACGACGGAGAGCCTGCGGGCAGCTCAGGAAAACCTGTTTTTAAAATACTCGAATCAAAAGAAATCCTGAATGCGGCTGTGGCCGTGACCCGGTACTTCGGGGGAATAAAACTGGGTTTTGGAGGGCTCTCAAGAGCATACCGGGATACGGCACTCTTGGCTATTGAAGAGGCGGAAGTTGTCGAAGTCTTCGAGCAGGTCAGATTAAAGATAAGTCTTGGATATGCAGAAAGTCAGAAAGTAAGAAATCTTATAGAAAAATATGCAGTAATCCAGGAAGAAACGTATTTAGATAATGTAGAGTTTGTTCTCCTTGTAATAGAGGAGCTTGAAGATGAATTTATTAAAAAGATAATAGATCAAACAAAAAATAAGGTGGCATTCGAAAAGCTTTAA
- a CDS encoding dimethylarginine dimethylaminohydrolase family protein gives MGCEIDELKRAEKAGSGIIYGCEELGRLKSVMMHTPGEELSLLNESNYKYWLYDKVPEISGYVKEHRGYQELLESSDVRIYELEDYVDENIDLITKMPNLTFLHDTAAISRKGAILSRMRPPAREKEELVVKEALNNLGIPILSEFNGGQGFFEGCLLLSKETVFVADTERHTYPFIKEFISNVLKDFSEVIYVRVPKARRYMHPDTVFNRIREDLSLAYLPAFKETCLFTENSIEKIDFKAFMHEKGMEIISVSDSEQRRLACSFVPLESGTIFHYDTALDHKTRKDLENEGIEIISFHPDALLAGGGSLRCHTLRLCRRKN, from the coding sequence ATGGGTTGCGAGATTGATGAACTGAAAAGGGCCGAAAAAGCAGGGTCAGGTATCATTTACGGATGCGAGGAACTAGGGCGGCTGAAAAGTGTAATGATGCATACGCCTGGAGAAGAACTTTCTCTACTCAATGAATCGAACTACAAATACTGGCTATACGACAAGGTCCCTGAAATTTCCGGGTATGTCAAAGAGCATAGAGGTTACCAAGAATTGCTGGAGTCAAGCGATGTCAGGATTTATGAACTTGAGGATTATGTGGACGAGAACATAGACTTAATTACGAAGATGCCAAATCTAACTTTTTTACATGATACCGCAGCTATTTCCAGAAAAGGTGCTATTCTCTCAAGAATGCGTCCGCCTGCCAGGGAGAAAGAAGAACTTGTTGTAAAGGAAGCCCTGAATAATCTGGGAATTCCCATTTTAAGCGAATTCAATGGAGGACAGGGGTTTTTTGAAGGCTGTCTCTTGCTTTCAAAAGAAACAGTCTTTGTAGCGGATACGGAAAGGCACACTTACCCATTTATCAAGGAATTTATTTCAAATGTTTTGAAAGACTTCAGTGAAGTTATTTATGTCCGGGTTCCGAAAGCCAGGCGATATATGCATCCTGATACTGTCTTCAATAGAATAAGGGAAGATCTTTCCCTTGCTTATTTACCTGCATTTAAGGAAACCTGCCTGTTTACTGAAAATTCCATCGAAAAAATCGATTTTAAAGCTTTCATGCACGAGAAAGGAATGGAAATTATTTCTGTTTCGGATTCAGAACAAAGACGCCTGGCCTGTTCTTTTGTTCCTCTCGAAAGCGGAACTATTTTTCACTACGATACCGCACTTGATCACAAAACCAGGAAAGACCTTGAAAATGAAGGTATAGAGATTATTTCTTTTCACCCCGATGCCCTGCTTGCAGGAGGCGGAAGCCTGCGCTGCCATACTCTGAGGCTTTGCAGAAGGAAAAATTAA
- a CDS encoding hemerythrin domain-containing protein gives MGTIYDVLKEEHDQISDLLRQALQDGSKVSFFKIKLKADPHMMGEEKFFYPVLEEVEELRELISEAYKEHNDAKTLIFEMEGMEERDEEWASKLSQLKQSIDHHIEEEESKVFEKAVNFLSQEKAEELAKQYIEFKRSYMNRIETGEPVV, from the coding sequence ATGGGAACCATTTATGATGTCCTTAAAGAAGAGCATGATCAGATATCTGACCTTCTCCGACAAGCATTGCAGGATGGCTCAAAGGTAAGTTTTTTTAAAATAAAGCTTAAAGCTGATCCTCATATGATGGGAGAAGAGAAGTTCTTCTATCCGGTACTTGAAGAAGTGGAAGAATTGCGTGAACTTATCAGTGAGGCTTACAAAGAACATAACGATGCAAAAACTCTGATCTTTGAAATGGAAGGTATGGAAGAGAGAGATGAAGAATGGGCTTCTAAACTCAGTCAACTGAAACAAAGCATAGACCATCACATTGAAGAAGAGGAAAGTAAGGTCTTTGAAAAAGCCGTAAACTTCTTAAGCCAGGAGAAGGCAGAGGAGCTTGCTAAGCAATACATTGAGTTCAAAAGGAGTTATATGAACAGGATAGAGACTGGAGAACCTGTCGTGTAA
- a CDS encoding GNAT family N-acetyltransferase: MQERDKLKNLVIREATPQDTQEMLEIFNYYIDNSFAAYLEIPVGPEFFQTSHAESEPNKSERYPFYVMEEDNRVIGIGALRPYLPFPNFQHTGVVSYFILPEYTRKGLGIKLLDVLCQEAKKKNMKSLLASVSSKNQASLNFHLKHGFTECGRFKVAGTKFGKFFDIVWFQKLLEDG, translated from the coding sequence ATGCAGGAAAGAGATAAGCTTAAAAACCTTGTAATAAGGGAAGCGACACCGCAAGATACTCAGGAAATGCTTGAAATCTTTAATTACTATATAGATAATAGCTTTGCAGCCTACCTCGAAATCCCTGTTGGACCTGAGTTTTTCCAGACTTCCCATGCTGAGAGTGAACCGAATAAAAGTGAGCGTTACCCCTTTTACGTAATGGAAGAAGATAATAGAGTGATCGGCATCGGAGCCCTGAGGCCTTATCTTCCCTTCCCGAACTTCCAGCATACTGGAGTAGTCTCATACTTTATCCTCCCAGAGTACACAAGAAAAGGCCTGGGAATAAAGTTGCTGGATGTCCTGTGCCAGGAAGCTAAAAAGAAGAATATGAAAAGCCTACTTGCAAGCGTTTCCTCGAAAAATCAGGCCAGTCTGAATTTTCATCTTAAACATGGGTTTACAGAATGCGGCAGGTTTAAAGTTGCAGGAACGAAGTTCGGAAAATTTTTTGATATTGTATGGTTTCAGAAACTCCTGGAAGACGGTTAA
- a CDS encoding cupin domain-containing protein, with protein sequence MTENNSKAVRDFIPEVLKLSGKECIVRELSDSSFLPELEKKLEEELKEYFESKEIEELADLLEVIYRIAELRGSSKAELETIRQRKKQEKGGFEKNLLLLNLLEKSSYPGLRSAGSTESRRVVFKPEDAVVIEKKGVKMRIYTTKAESENAGVLYQETHKGHTEEFLHEKSDFIYYILEGDGVWIVEDREFEARAGDVVVVPAGKRFWFRGNLKQVCITAPAWEEQYECHIRDLEF encoded by the coding sequence ATGACAGAAAATAATTCAAAAGCAGTTCGGGACTTTATACCTGAAGTTCTCAAACTTTCAGGCAAGGAATGCATAGTCCGTGAGCTTTCAGATTCCAGTTTTCTTCCCGAGCTTGAAAAGAAGCTCGAGGAGGAACTAAAGGAATATTTTGAAAGTAAAGAGATTGAGGAGCTTGCAGACCTGCTTGAGGTAATTTACAGAATAGCAGAACTGAGAGGTTCTTCAAAAGCAGAACTTGAGACAATAAGGCAGCGGAAAAAACAGGAAAAGGGCGGATTTGAGAAAAATCTTCTCTTACTTAATCTGCTCGAAAAAAGCTCTTATCCTGGGTTACGCTCTGCTGGCTCTACAGAATCCAGGCGTGTGGTTTTCAAGCCTGAGGATGCGGTAGTAATTGAGAAAAAGGGAGTGAAGATGAGAATCTACACTACTAAAGCCGAATCCGAAAATGCCGGTGTACTCTATCAGGAAACACATAAAGGACACACAGAGGAATTTCTGCACGAAAAAAGCGATTTCATATATTATATCCTGGAAGGTGATGGCGTCTGGATAGTTGAGGACAGAGAGTTTGAGGCCAGAGCTGGTGACGTAGTTGTCGTGCCTGCAGGAAAAAGATTCTGGTTCCGTGGAAATCTCAAGCAGGTCTGCATAACTGCTCCGGCCTGGGAAGAACAGTATGAGTGCCACATAAGAGATCTTGAATTTTAA
- the mtaA gene encoding methylcobamide:CoM methyltransferase MtaA, which translates to MSKFTLKERFEKALKGEALDTVPVCSVTQTGTIELMEMTGAYWPQANFNADKMAALALAGYEIAGFENVRCPFDITVLAETFGCTIDEGSIDMQPYITDFPCKNEEDVKNIAVPDSLLESKRTSVVLEAVEILDEKVGETVPVIAGVVGPAGLASMLAGIKNYLTWFVKSPEVVEELMEVLTDSCIEYANGLLERGAHAITLIDSEAGPDIISPQMFEESVFPLYRKFCRKVKGLKVLHMCGDATTVLDPLGDAGFNGISIEEKVSVSFAKAITGNRVRLIGNVSPSDTLLSKEPEAVLIEATACLEDGIDILAPGCGLAPHTPLENIKALVQARDEFLTVNLR; encoded by the coding sequence ATGAGTAAATTTACCCTGAAAGAGAGGTTTGAAAAGGCACTCAAAGGAGAAGCTTTAGACACTGTTCCTGTCTGCTCCGTAACTCAGACCGGCACTATAGAACTAATGGAAATGACTGGAGCATACTGGCCCCAGGCAAATTTCAATGCCGATAAGATGGCTGCGCTCGCACTTGCCGGATATGAGATTGCAGGATTTGAAAATGTGCGCTGTCCTTTTGACATCACCGTACTTGCCGAGACTTTTGGCTGCACAATAGATGAAGGAAGTATAGATATGCAGCCTTATATAACGGATTTTCCATGCAAAAACGAGGAAGATGTGAAGAACATAGCAGTTCCTGATTCGCTTCTTGAGAGCAAGCGGACCTCGGTAGTCCTGGAAGCAGTCGAAATTCTGGATGAGAAAGTGGGAGAGACGGTGCCTGTTATTGCAGGAGTTGTGGGCCCTGCTGGACTTGCCTCCATGCTTGCCGGAATAAAAAATTATCTTACATGGTTTGTGAAGAGTCCTGAAGTTGTTGAGGAACTAATGGAAGTTCTTACCGATTCCTGCATAGAATATGCCAATGGCCTGCTTGAAAGAGGCGCACATGCCATAACCCTTATAGATTCCGAAGCCGGACCTGACATTATTTCCCCTCAGATGTTCGAAGAATCGGTCTTTCCCCTTTACAGGAAATTTTGCAGGAAAGTAAAAGGCTTGAAAGTCCTTCACATGTGTGGCGATGCTACCACTGTTCTTGATCCTCTGGGAGATGCAGGATTTAATGGAATAAGCATTGAAGAAAAAGTAAGTGTAAGTTTTGCAAAAGCTATTACAGGCAATCGGGTACGGCTTATAGGAAATGTTTCTCCGTCCGATACTCTGCTCTCAAAAGAGCCTGAGGCAGTTCTCATTGAAGCTACTGCCTGCCTTGAAGATGGAATTGATATCCTTGCTCCAGGCTGCGGGCTTGCTCCGCACACTCCACTTGAGAATATAAAAGCACTTGTCCAGGCAAGAGATGAATTTCTTACAGTGAATCTTCGTTGA
- a CDS encoding L-histidine N(alpha)-methyltransferase translates to MNSTGRVEFGRISENKEKTVITSKEEIEERLCQCLKNYELPDYLLYTGTGGAKNWLKLDETEAFPVARQLKVLLEKNLDSIVRFIPTGMSLVSVGVGNGEKERIFLEALVKKNLAENASSGKVSIRYYPIDINSEFVDIALEKVDNLPVEKKGIVGFIEDMAALKINWRRPILFCILGNTFCNYEPEFILQLVHENLEQGDLFFFDASLLPTEGPEAQSVKRSVMGTYTSRENILFNMYPLLQYGMDPEDFDFELLLAHVDSRVGGVYRTRKNLYILKDTELAIGEETIGFREGDVIRMGFTYKYTYDQVIDFLDICGFEVLKGFLSEDRASAIILAKKRV, encoded by the coding sequence TTGAACAGTACAGGAAGAGTGGAATTTGGACGGATTTCGGAAAATAAGGAAAAGACAGTAATTACAAGTAAGGAGGAAATAGAAGAAAGACTCTGCCAATGCCTGAAAAACTACGAACTGCCTGATTATCTTCTATATACCGGTACCGGAGGAGCAAAAAACTGGCTGAAACTTGATGAGACTGAGGCGTTTCCCGTAGCCAGGCAGCTTAAAGTCCTTCTGGAAAAAAATCTGGATTCCATCGTGAGATTTATTCCAACAGGCATGAGTCTCGTAAGTGTGGGAGTTGGAAATGGAGAGAAAGAAAGAATTTTTCTCGAAGCATTAGTAAAGAAAAATCTAGCTGAAAATGCGTCCTCAGGAAAAGTGTCGATACGCTATTACCCTATCGATATAAACAGTGAGTTTGTAGATATCGCCCTTGAAAAGGTCGATAACCTGCCTGTAGAAAAGAAAGGAATAGTTGGTTTCATAGAGGATATGGCAGCTCTTAAAATAAATTGGCGTCGCCCGATTCTTTTCTGTATTCTGGGAAATACCTTTTGCAATTACGAACCAGAGTTCATTCTTCAGCTAGTCCATGAAAATCTCGAGCAGGGAGATCTTTTTTTCTTCGATGCCAGCCTGCTGCCTACTGAAGGTCCGGAGGCACAATCTGTAAAGAGATCCGTAATGGGTACCTATACTTCAAGAGAGAATATCCTCTTCAATATGTATCCCCTGCTTCAGTACGGAATGGACCCTGAGGATTTCGATTTTGAACTCTTGCTTGCTCATGTAGACTCAAGGGTAGGGGGAGTATACAGAACCAGGAAGAATCTGTATATCCTGAAGGATACTGAACTCGCAATTGGAGAAGAAACCATAGGCTTCAGGGAAGGAGATGTCATCCGTATGGGTTTCACTTATAAGTATACATATGACCAGGTTATAGATTTTCTGGACATTTGCGGATTTGAGGTCCTCAAGGGTTTCCTGAGTGAAGACCGGGCAAGTGCCATAATCCTTGCAAAAAAACGTGTTTGA
- a CDS encoding UbiA family prenyltransferase, whose amino-acid sequence MGERSTKETVKALIDLTRAHFFPIWILLFSSGLALAFENYGDFSWAVTFKAVLIGSFGFGGGLVLNDLVDRKKDTLDVEGSLTAYWRPFKSRPLPSGRLSPNFALIIFLLLSGLTGLVMITLPYPNSFYVFFAMLLSCIFEYFYQIKRKSQNFPFAQLAGRMDFTLFPIAGYLCYGQPDMSVLLYLLFFYPWTLAHLAVNDFIDMENDKAREIKSIPVLYGTEGTLLWISGFTLVHYFTALLFLRQLGDIAFYGFISGFLVLGFANYKLLRKKSQKAGLLALFLYHVSLVLYSGSIIIDFLF is encoded by the coding sequence ATGGGGGAGAGGAGTACGAAAGAAACCGTAAAAGCCTTGATAGATCTGACAAGAGCCCATTTTTTTCCGATCTGGATTTTGCTTTTCTCTTCAGGCCTTGCACTTGCTTTTGAGAATTACGGAGATTTTTCCTGGGCAGTGACATTCAAAGCCGTCTTAATCGGATCTTTCGGATTTGGAGGCGGGCTAGTGCTCAACGATTTAGTTGACCGGAAAAAGGATACTCTTGATGTTGAGGGTTCCCTTACAGCTTACTGGAGGCCTTTCAAAAGCCGTCCGCTTCCATCTGGAAGGCTTTCCCCTAATTTTGCTCTGATAATTTTTCTGCTGCTTTCCGGGCTTACTGGACTGGTAATGATTACCTTGCCTTATCCAAACTCTTTTTATGTATTCTTTGCAATGCTTTTGTCATGTATTTTCGAGTATTTTTATCAGATAAAAAGAAAGAGCCAGAATTTCCCGTTTGCTCAGCTTGCAGGCAGGATGGATTTTACTCTTTTTCCAATCGCAGGCTATCTCTGCTATGGGCAGCCTGATATGTCTGTACTGCTCTACCTGCTCTTTTTTTATCCCTGGACACTTGCACACCTTGCAGTCAACGATTTTATTGACATGGAAAACGACAAAGCCAGAGAAATAAAATCAATTCCCGTACTTTATGGCACTGAAGGAACTTTACTCTGGATTTCGGGTTTTACGCTTGTGCATTATTTCACAGCGCTTCTTTTTTTAAGACAGCTGGGTGATATTGCATTTTACGGCTTTATATCAGGGTTTCTGGTTCTGGGATTTGCAAATTATAAGCTCCTCAGAAAAAAAAGTCAGAAGGCTGGCCTGCTCGCACTTTTCCTTTATCATGTTTCACTGGTACTCTACTCGGGCTCGATAATTATTGATTTTTTATTCTGA
- a CDS encoding radical SAM protein: protein MFSPPPVLKGYMYGAQEARQARNSNRLLAIRLETNKSCNLRCRYCYAQSGEDSAKIADFNNLKRVIQEAKKLGARSVVVIGGGEPTLYPSFRDLIAYIDSLGIIPVIFSNTVLMTEELAGFLYKHNASVMGKLDSLNSEVQDYLAGRAGASEDIKKGLQNLLKTGFSKPAGPGELRMGVSFVSNKMNLEEIEEIWHFCRQNNIFPNMEILTPTGRANDELEDKLLTAEEIKEYKLKLLEIDRKYYGYDWLPYTPITASGCLQHFYSLYINIEGNVRPCAPTKLDEHPAFKVGGEYPYNINKMSLREIYDSSLFTYVRNIDKMLEGRCKNCEHAEECIGCRGYAYSVGVKRGIDPLEALRMECQQCFK from the coding sequence TTGTTTTCACCGCCTCCGGTACTGAAAGGGTACATGTATGGAGCACAGGAAGCCCGTCAGGCACGAAACTCAAACAGGCTTTTAGCCATACGCCTTGAAACAAATAAGTCCTGCAATCTTCGCTGTCGCTATTGCTATGCACAGAGTGGTGAGGATTCGGCAAAAATAGCCGATTTTAATAATCTCAAGCGTGTTATTCAGGAGGCAAAAAAACTTGGGGCCAGGTCTGTGGTCGTAATAGGGGGAGGAGAGCCGACCCTTTACCCAAGTTTCAGGGATTTAATAGCCTATATTGATTCCCTGGGAATAATCCCGGTAATTTTTTCGAATACAGTTTTGATGACAGAAGAGCTTGCAGGATTCCTGTACAAACACAATGCCTCAGTAATGGGAAAGTTAGATTCCCTTAATTCCGAGGTTCAGGACTACCTCGCAGGAAGAGCAGGAGCCTCCGAAGATATCAAAAAAGGGCTTCAAAACCTTCTCAAAACAGGCTTTTCAAAACCTGCAGGACCTGGAGAACTTCGTATGGGAGTTTCTTTCGTCAGTAACAAAATGAATCTGGAAGAAATAGAGGAGATCTGGCATTTCTGCAGGCAAAACAATATTTTCCCCAATATGGAAATTCTAACACCGACAGGCAGAGCGAATGATGAACTTGAGGATAAGCTGCTCACGGCTGAAGAAATAAAGGAGTATAAATTAAAACTGCTGGAAATCGACCGGAAATATTACGGTTATGACTGGCTACCTTACACACCGATAACAGCAAGTGGCTGTCTTCAGCACTTTTACAGCCTGTATATCAATATAGAAGGAAATGTCCGGCCCTGTGCGCCTACAAAGCTGGACGAGCATCCTGCGTTTAAAGTTGGAGGGGAATATCCCTATAATATAAATAAGATGAGCCTTCGGGAAATTTATGATTCCAGTCTTTTCACCTATGTCCGAAACATCGATAAAATGCTCGAGGGAAGGTGCAAAAACTGCGAACATGCAGAAGAGTGCATAGGCTGCAGGGGATATGCTTACAGCGTAGGAGTAAAACGTGGCATCGACCCTCTTGAAGCCCTTAGAATGGAGTGCCAGCAGTGTTTCAAATAA
- a CDS encoding prenyltransferase: protein MIETLKAYLDLTRAHFLPAWPLVSCSGLLLAFANYGGFSWALTIKVALMGLLGFEAGFILNDYVDRNRDRLDVENTLTRYWRPFKERPIPSGKVSSKIAFSLFILLVAIVSVLILTLPYPNSLYVFAIMIYSYGIEAFYQVKKRNQGYPTAQLLGRTDFTLFPVAGYLCYGQPDMTILLYMVFFYPWTMAHLGLNDFIDLKNDQARDLKSIAVLYGEKGTMYWITGFTALHVLAAIFFLPELGEIALYGFLAGFVLLAGANLYLWREKSPGAGMKILPVYHGVLIIYAVSIIFDFIH, encoded by the coding sequence ATGATAGAAACCCTGAAAGCTTATCTTGACCTTACACGTGCTCATTTTCTTCCTGCCTGGCCCCTGGTTTCCTGCTCTGGGTTATTGCTTGCTTTTGCAAACTATGGCGGCTTTTCCTGGGCTTTGACTATTAAGGTGGCTCTTATGGGCCTGCTTGGCTTTGAAGCCGGTTTTATACTTAACGATTATGTGGACAGGAACAGAGATAGACTCGATGTAGAGAACACGCTTACAAGGTACTGGAGACCTTTTAAAGAGAGACCTATCCCTTCAGGAAAAGTTTCTTCAAAAATCGCCTTCTCATTATTTATCCTGCTTGTAGCGATTGTTTCAGTCTTGATTCTTACACTTCCCTATCCAAACTCTTTATACGTGTTCGCAATTATGATATACTCTTACGGCATTGAAGCTTTTTACCAGGTAAAAAAGAGAAATCAGGGTTACCCGACTGCCCAGCTTCTTGGCAGGACGGATTTTACGCTTTTTCCGGTGGCAGGCTATCTCTGCTACGGGCAGCCAGACATGACTATTCTACTCTACATGGTTTTTTTCTATCCCTGGACAATGGCGCATCTTGGATTGAATGACTTTATAGACCTGAAAAATGATCAGGCAAGAGACCTGAAGTCAATAGCCGTACTCTATGGTGAAAAAGGGACAATGTACTGGATTACAGGTTTTACGGCCCTGCATGTTCTTGCCGCTATTTTCTTTCTTCCGGAACTTGGAGAGATTGCTCTTTACGGTTTTCTTGCAGGCTTTGTACTCCTTGCAGGGGCAAACCTTTACCTATGGAGAGAGAAAAGTCCTGGCGCCGGAATGAAGATACTGCCTGTTTATCATGGGGTTCTGATAATCTATGCAGTTTCGATTATTTTTGACTTCATACACTGA
- a CDS encoding histidine kinase N-terminal 7TM domain-containing protein, translating into MGALIFSGVISTLLAVKAYKAFKYRRMYFSKYFILIMLSMSLWSVNYAFEVGFKDIELKYLFARLEYIGMAFAPVTWFLFASEYSGVCKEFVRKYQKTFFVMPLIIILLMLTNSFHRMYFSDYYLDFSRGFPLLVLKHGPFFWLFCIYSYILILFGIFFFFNQFIHLTAPYRAQAAIALTAACIPVLGNIMHIAHVGPFSFLDPTPFAFTITGLILFWGVMQHKFLNIIPIARENVIESMSDGYIVVDLADCIVDINKAALELTGKTKEEILGKKLNELFGNEVKMSLGEDHEGNFKREVFLKSGLETKLFTLSVSPLLTKDDDEGRLLIMHDTTETYRYQEALKQANKKINLMSNITRHDILNQVNVLSGYTELISVTLPENVKNDPRIVKYLRNLNKSIETIHSQIVFTKDYQDLGVISPIWQSVSNTAREAAFPFSGQSLKFSIEESRMEIYADPLLKKSFYNLFDNARAHGEHVTEISVNSHRVEDNLIIEVKDNGIGVSPEMKDLIFEKSIGKNTGLGLFLVKDILSITGMEIKETGTEGTGARFEITVPSGNWRETSSL; encoded by the coding sequence ATGGGAGCACTAATCTTTTCAGGAGTTATATCGACTTTACTTGCAGTCAAAGCTTACAAAGCTTTCAAGTACCGCAGGATGTATTTCTCAAAATATTTCATACTTATCATGTTAAGTATGTCTCTCTGGTCTGTGAATTATGCCTTTGAGGTAGGGTTCAAGGACATTGAGCTCAAATATCTCTTTGCCCGTCTGGAATATATTGGGATGGCTTTTGCTCCGGTAACATGGTTTTTATTTGCATCGGAATACTCAGGGGTATGTAAAGAATTCGTAAGAAAGTACCAAAAAACATTTTTCGTAATGCCTTTGATCATAATTCTTCTGATGCTTACAAATAGCTTTCACAGAATGTATTTTTCAGACTATTACCTTGACTTCTCAAGGGGATTTCCTCTTCTTGTGCTTAAACATGGACCTTTTTTCTGGCTATTTTGTATTTATTCGTATATTTTAATTCTTTTCGGAATTTTCTTCTTTTTTAACCAATTTATCCATTTAACTGCACCCTACAGGGCTCAGGCAGCAATTGCTCTAACCGCAGCCTGTATTCCAGTCCTTGGGAATATTATGCATATTGCACATGTAGGTCCTTTTTCATTCCTTGACCCGACTCCTTTTGCATTTACAATTACAGGTTTGATTCTCTTCTGGGGTGTTATGCAGCACAAGTTTCTCAACATCATTCCGATTGCGAGAGAAAACGTAATCGAGTCTATGAGTGACGGATATATTGTAGTAGACCTTGCAGATTGCATAGTAGATATCAATAAAGCTGCTCTTGAACTGACAGGGAAAACAAAAGAGGAGATTCTCGGAAAAAAGTTAAATGAACTTTTCGGGAATGAAGTAAAAATGTCTCTGGGTGAAGACCATGAGGGTAATTTCAAAAGAGAAGTTTTCTTGAAGAGCGGGCTTGAAACAAAACTTTTTACTCTCAGTGTTAGCCCTCTTCTAACAAAAGATGACGATGAGGGCAGGCTACTAATAATGCATGACACTACTGAAACTTATAGATATCAAGAGGCCCTGAAACAGGCTAACAAGAAGATAAATCTCATGAGCAATATTACCAGACATGATATTCTCAACCAGGTGAATGTACTCTCAGGGTACACCGAATTAATTTCCGTAACTCTTCCGGAAAATGTAAAGAATGACCCTCGAATAGTGAAGTATCTGAGAAATCTCAATAAAAGTATTGAGACAATCCACAGCCAGATTGTTTTCACTAAAGACTACCAGGATCTTGGAGTAATTTCTCCGATCTGGCAATCCGTAAGTAATACAGCAAGAGAAGCAGCTTTTCCTTTTTCTGGTCAGAGCTTGAAGTTTTCTATAGAGGAAAGCAGAATGGAGATCTATGCAGATCCACTGCTTAAAAAATCCTTTTACAATCTGTTTGACAATGCAAGGGCACATGGTGAACATGTGACTGAAATTAGTGTTAACTCACACAGAGTTGAAGACAATCTTATAATTGAGGTAAAAGATAATGGTATAGGAGTTTCTCCTGAAATGAAAGATCTGATCTTCGAAAAATCCATCGGGAAAAATACAGGGCTTGGGCTTTTCCTTGTTAAAGATATTCTTTCCATTACAGGCATGGAGATAAAAGAAACCGGAACTGAAGGAACAGGGGCGAGGTTTGAAATTACAGTACCTTCTGGTAACTGGCGTGAAACTAGTTCTCTGTGA